A section of the Chloroflexota bacterium genome encodes:
- a CDS encoding VanW family protein, with product MTRRQMLITTAAGGIGAAAAAASGWTAFVAVREAKLAGQFRPGAVVDGEDLAGLTFDEAVARARARWAPYIESPIVLRLGGRTWTPTADQIGISVDFMTPLREAYAWRREAALTDQVLGRAAGGPAAYAGHTVVNFDPTVFQAYVERIAVSVHLDPVDSVLRIEEQAGRRRLVVDPSREGRQLAPAGYAESVAANLRPPTRLVVDLASEVVAPAVVEDQLEPIATDAAGLLDGNIGINTPWASWKVARDSLVANVAIDGPAADPEIKILLDYASFERLARQIADRLCVTPADPRIRMSASGKVVPLDEGRAGRHVDVENLWTRVQTAFASGESAVQAPIVIVKPDVSRLTAKELQFDNVIAVGESIFWGSEENRIHNIDHGSRLIDGAIIAPGESFSLNETVGPITIDNGFVEGLIIAPTRTEPGVGGGICQVSTTLFRALFWAGLPIDERWQHVYRVGYYELGEDSPPGFDAAIWQPRQDLRATNDTPHYLLIRREFDPVNLILRFKISGAPIGRKVTLDSARGEIAEPPPPVVVANPELEPGEVKQTDSAREGMKTVIYRHVALGNQVLFKDQFASLFRAWPERWEVGPNEDGTLDTSQIPDYVPPGGETPDDGEAPADNGESSAQS from the coding sequence ATGACCCGTCGCCAGATGCTCATCACCACCGCTGCCGGTGGCATTGGCGCCGCCGCCGCTGCCGCCTCGGGCTGGACCGCGTTTGTGGCCGTGCGCGAGGCGAAGCTCGCGGGCCAGTTTCGCCCGGGCGCGGTTGTTGACGGCGAGGATCTGGCCGGCCTGACGTTCGACGAGGCGGTGGCGCGCGCGCGGGCTCGGTGGGCGCCGTACATCGAGAGTCCCATCGTCCTGCGGCTTGGCGGGCGCACCTGGACGCCGACTGCCGACCAGATCGGCATTTCGGTGGACTTCATGACGCCCCTTCGCGAGGCCTACGCCTGGCGTCGCGAGGCGGCGCTGACCGACCAGGTGCTCGGCCGCGCGGCCGGGGGGCCGGCTGCTTATGCCGGGCACACGGTCGTCAACTTTGACCCGACGGTATTCCAGGCGTACGTGGAGCGCATCGCCGTCTCCGTGCACCTCGACCCGGTGGACAGTGTGCTGCGGATCGAGGAGCAGGCCGGCCGGCGCCGCCTGGTCGTCGACCCGTCGCGCGAGGGCCGACAGCTCGCGCCCGCTGGCTATGCGGAGAGCGTCGCCGCCAATCTGCGGCCGCCGACGCGGTTGGTCGTCGACTTGGCGTCCGAGGTCGTCGCGCCGGCCGTGGTTGAAGATCAGCTCGAACCAATCGCCACCGATGCCGCCGGCTTGCTCGACGGGAACATCGGGATCAATACGCCGTGGGCGAGCTGGAAGGTCGCTCGGGACTCGCTGGTCGCCAATGTCGCGATTGACGGCCCCGCCGCCGATCCGGAAATCAAGATCTTGCTGGACTATGCGTCCTTCGAGCGCCTCGCGCGGCAGATTGCAGATCGTCTCTGTGTCACTCCGGCCGACCCGCGCATCCGCATGAGCGCGTCGGGCAAAGTCGTCCCGCTCGACGAGGGCCGCGCGGGCCGGCATGTCGACGTCGAAAATCTCTGGACGCGCGTGCAGACCGCATTCGCCAGCGGCGAATCCGCGGTGCAGGCGCCAATCGTCATCGTCAAGCCTGACGTCAGTCGGCTGACGGCCAAGGAGCTGCAGTTCGACAACGTCATCGCCGTCGGCGAGTCGATCTTCTGGGGCTCCGAGGAAAACCGGATCCACAACATCGACCACGGATCCCGGCTCATCGACGGCGCCATCATCGCGCCCGGCGAGTCTTTCTCCCTCAACGAAACGGTCGGGCCGATCACGATTGACAACGGATTCGTGGAGGGCCTGATCATCGCGCCCACGCGCACCGAGCCCGGCGTCGGTGGCGGCATCTGCCAGGTATCCACCACGCTCTTCCGGGCGCTGTTTTGGGCCGGGCTGCCCATCGACGAGCGCTGGCAGCACGTCTATCGGGTTGGGTATTATGAATTGGGCGAAGACAGCCCGCCCGGATTCGACGCCGCGATTTGGCAACCGCGACAGGACTTGCGGGCGACGAACGACACGCCCCACTACCTCTTGATTCGACGCGAGTTCGACCCGGTGAACCTGATCCTGCGATTCAAGATTTCCGGCGCGCCCATCGGGCGCAAAGTCACGCTCGATTCGGCACGCGGGGAGATCGCCGAGCCGCCGCCGCCGGTGGTCGTGGCCAACCCTGAGCTGGAACCTGGCGAGGTCAAGCAAACGGACTCAGCCCGCGAGGGCATGAAGACGGTGATTTACCGCCACGTGGCGCTCGGCAACCAGGTGCTGTTCAAGGACCAGTTCGCGTCGCTCTTCAGAGCCTGGCCCGAGCGGTGGGAGGTCGGACCGAACGAGGACGGCACCCTGGACACGAGCCAGATTCCCGACTACGTGCCGCCCGGAGGCGAGACGCCGGACGACGGCGAGGCGCCGGCCGACAATGGAGAGTCGTCCGCCCAGTCTTAG
- the rplS gene encoding 50S ribosomal protein L19 has product MASLIDEFERAQLRDETPEFQVGDTVRVHVTVREGDNERVQVFEGTVIRRRGGGVNENFTVRRVTHGLGVERTFLLHSPIVRDIEVTRRGKVRRAKLYYLRDRVGRAARVKERRA; this is encoded by the coding sequence ATGGCAAGCCTCATCGACGAGTTCGAACGCGCCCAACTGCGGGACGAGACTCCCGAATTCCAGGTCGGGGATACGGTCCGCGTCCACGTCACGGTGCGCGAAGGCGATAACGAGCGCGTGCAGGTCTTCGAGGGCACGGTGATTCGCCGACGCGGCGGCGGGGTGAACGAAAATTTCACCGTGCGTCGCGTGACGCACGGCCTCGGCGTCGAGCGCACGTTCCTGCTGCACTCGCCGATCGTGCGGGACATCGAAGTAACGCGCCGGGGCAAGGTGCGCCGGGCCAAGCTGTACTATCTGCGCGACCGCGTCGGTCGCGCCGCTCGGGTCAAGGAGCGGCGCGCCTAG